From a single Osmerus mordax isolate fOsmMor3 chromosome 14, fOsmMor3.pri, whole genome shotgun sequence genomic region:
- the clta gene encoding clathrin light chain A isoform X1 encodes MDDFDMLNAPAAGNGTEEDPAAAFLAQQESEIAGIENDEGFSILDGGEVPSSLSNNLTGDVLDGAVNGDLHEESNGPSDAYAAISSADRLQAEPESLRKWREEQRDRLEALDANSRQQETEWKEKAQVELEEWHSRQEEQLQKTKVNNRVLDEDFYKQPFSELIGYVTHINHPCYRLDQAAEEAMVSDLDENNPGTEWERVARLCDFNPKSSKQAKDVSRMRSVLISLKQSPLVR; translated from the exons ATGGACGATTTTGACATGCTGAACGCGCCTGCTGCCGGGAATGGAACCGAAGAAGACCCTGCTGCCGCATTCTTGGCCCAACAAGAAAGCGAGATCGCGGGGATCGAAAACGACGAAGGTTTCAGCATCCTGGACGGTGGAGAGGTTCCCTCGTCGCTTAGCAATAATCTGACAGGCGATGTACTAG ATGGAGCTGTCAATGGGGATCTCCATGAG gAGAGCAACGGTCCTTCTGATGCGTACGCTGCCATCTCCAGTGCCGACCGTCTGCAGGCTGAACCAGAGAGCCTGCGCaagtggagggaggagcagagagacaggctggaggccctag ATGCCAACTCCCGTCAGCAGGAGACAGAGTGGAAGGAGAAGGcccaggtggagctggaggagtggcacagcagacaggaggagcagCTGCAGAAGACCAAAGTCAACAACAG GGTGTTGGACGAAGACTTCTACAAACAGCCCTTCTCTGAGCTCATTGGTTATGT CACTCATATAAACCATCCTTGCTACCGCCTAGACCA GGCAGCGGAGGAGGCCATGGTGTCGGACCTGGATGAGAACAACCCTGGAACAGAGTGGGAGCGTGTGGCTCGTCTCTGCGACTTCAACCCCAAGTCCAGCAAGCAGGCGAAGGACGTGTCCCGCATGCGTTctgtcctcatctctctcaAACAGTCCCCGCTCGTCCGctaa
- the clta gene encoding clathrin light chain A isoform X2 produces the protein MDDFDMLNAPAAGNGTEEDPAAAFLAQQESEIAGIENDEGFSILDGGEVPSSLSNNLTGDVLDGAVNGDLHEESNGPSDAYAAISSADRLQAEPESLRKWREEQRDRLEALDANSRQQETEWKEKAQVELEEWHSRQEEQLQKTKVNNRAAEEAMVSDLDENNPGTEWERVARLCDFNPKSSKQAKDVSRMRSVLISLKQSPLVR, from the exons ATGGACGATTTTGACATGCTGAACGCGCCTGCTGCCGGGAATGGAACCGAAGAAGACCCTGCTGCCGCATTCTTGGCCCAACAAGAAAGCGAGATCGCGGGGATCGAAAACGACGAAGGTTTCAGCATCCTGGACGGTGGAGAGGTTCCCTCGTCGCTTAGCAATAATCTGACAGGCGATGTACTAG ATGGAGCTGTCAATGGGGATCTCCATGAG gAGAGCAACGGTCCTTCTGATGCGTACGCTGCCATCTCCAGTGCCGACCGTCTGCAGGCTGAACCAGAGAGCCTGCGCaagtggagggaggagcagagagacaggctggaggccctag ATGCCAACTCCCGTCAGCAGGAGACAGAGTGGAAGGAGAAGGcccaggtggagctggaggagtggcacagcagacaggaggagcagCTGCAGAAGACCAAAGTCAACAACAG GGCAGCGGAGGAGGCCATGGTGTCGGACCTGGATGAGAACAACCCTGGAACAGAGTGGGAGCGTGTGGCTCGTCTCTGCGACTTCAACCCCAAGTCCAGCAAGCAGGCGAAGGACGTGTCCCGCATGCGTTctgtcctcatctctctcaAACAGTCCCCGCTCGTCCGctaa
- the LOC136956682 gene encoding sodium/potassium/calcium exchanger 2-like has product MDMMLPSRGAPMESSKTSSPLSAHCKRQHYWRVRRKLRPARVLTFTLGLLGLTTVFSWSALSWTGVTQGRWSTNTTTAHPTDQGQGGGQSKTAVPQRTLLSSMPGMRAEEDMPIAMRSSMDEMNHGDYPTDLFNLEQRRQGAVSFHMFGMLYMFIALAIVCDEFFVPALTVITEKLEISDDVAGATFMAAGGSAPELFTSVIGVFVSHSNVGIGTIVGSAVFNILFVIGMCAIFSREILNLTWWPLFRDVSFYIIGLLMLIYFFLDNQITIDESIALLSCYFAYVTFMKFNGSVEQVIKSRLGGNQVDEIEAAPKAIEPSDDENKLTAKPRLQREGSCASLHNTLMRNSIFQLMIHTLDPLHEGNDGRFKEKASILHKMAKQKCKDDGANGISGNSGYSDERNIPNSSNVAVEVTPPMNGTVGGEEEEEDEDQPLSLAWPETNRKRVTYLLILPIILPLWLTLPDVRRDTSKKFFPITFLGSISWIAIFSYLMVWWAHQVGETFWVTEEIMGLTILAAGTSIPDLITSVIVARKGLGDMAVSSSVGSNIFDITVGLPFPWLLWSLLNDMSPVMVSSNGLFCAIVLLFLMLLFVIISIAACKWRMSKLLGMLMFLLYFVFLIVSVMLEDKIIVCPVSI; this is encoded by the exons ATGGACATGATGCTACCATCCAGAGGTGCACCTATGGAGTCGTCGAAGACCTCGTCCCCGCTGAGCGCCCACTGTAAGAGGCAACACTACTGGCGCGTCCGGAGAAAACTACGACCGGCCCGGGTCCTCACCTTCACCCTGGGCCTCCTGGGCCTCACCACAGTGTTCTCCTGGAGTGCCTTGTCCTGGACCGGCGTCACCCAAGGAAGGTGGTCCACCAACACGACGACAGCACACCCCACAGACCAAGGCCAAGGAGGAGGACAGTCCAAGACAGCTGTGCCCCAAAGAACTCTGCTGTCATCCATGCCAGGGATGAGGGCCGAGGAGGATATGCCCATAGCGATGCGCTCGTCCATGGATGAGATGAACCATGGGGACTATCCAACGGATTTGTTCAACCTTGAGCAAAGGCGCCAAGGAGCAGTGTCTTTTCACATGTTCGGCATGCTGTACATGTTCATCGCCTTAGCCATTGTGTGCGACGAATTCTTCGTGCCGGCGCTGACCGTGATCACAGAGAAGCTCGAAATCTCAGACGACGTGGCCGGAGCCACATTCATGGCGGCGGGCGGCTCCGCCCCGGAACTCTTCACTTCTGTGATCGGCGTTTTCGTCTCCCACAGCAACGTGGGCATTGGGACGATCGTGGGGTCGGCCGTGTTCAACATCCTGTTTGTCATCGGGATGTGCGCCATCTTCTCCAGGGAGATCCTGAACCTGACCTGGTGGCCTCTGTTCAGGGATGTGTCCTTCTATATCATTGGCTTACTAATGCTGATCTATTTCTTTCTGGATAACCAAATCACCATCGATGAGAGTATCGCCTTGCTGTCGTGCTACTTTGCGTACGTCACCTTCATGAAGTTCAACGGCAGCGTGGAGCAGGTTATCAAGAGCAGGCTGGGAGGGAACCAGGTGGACGAGATCGAGGCGGCCCCCAAG GCAATCGAACCCAGTGATGATGAGAACAAGTTGACG GCTAAGCCCAGACTGCAGAGAGAAGGAAGCTGTGCCTCGCTGCACAACACCCTGATGAGGAACAGCATCTTCCAGCTGATGATCCATACCCTGGACCCCCTCCACGAGGGTAATGACG GTCGGTTCAAGGAGAAAGCCTCCATTCTCCACAAGATGGCCAAGCAGAAATGCAAAGATGATGGTGCCAACGGTATTTCAGGTAATTCAGGTTATTCAGACG AGAGGAACATCCCTAACAGCTCCAACGTGGCGGTGGAGGTCACTCCTCCCATGAACGGCACCGTAGGAGGAGAA gaagaggaggaagatgaggaccaGCCTCTGAGTCTGGCGTGGCCAGAGACCAACCGCAAACGTGTGACGTATCTCCTCATCCTGCCCATCATCCTACCACTCTGGCTCACTCTGCCCGACGTCAGGAGAGAC ACGTCAAAGAAGTTTTTCCCCATCACCTTCCTGGGCTCCATCTCCTGGATCGCAATCTTCTCCTACCTCATGGTGTGGTGGGCtcaccag GTTGGAGAAACGTTCTGGGTCACAGAGGAGATCATGGGTTTGACCATCCTTGCAGCGGGGACATCCATCCCTGACCTCATCACCAGTGTGATCGTGGCCAGGAAGGGGCTGGGCGACATGGCCGTGTCCAGCTCCGTGGGCTCAAACATCTTCGACATTACCGTAGG cctgccGTTCCCCTGGCTGCTGTGGAGTCTGTTGAACGACATGAGCCCGGTGATGG
- the gne gene encoding LOW QUALITY PROTEIN: bifunctional UDP-N-acetylglucosamine 2-epimerase/N-acetylmannosamine kinase (The sequence of the model RefSeq protein was modified relative to this genomic sequence to represent the inferred CDS: inserted 3 bases in 3 codons; deleted 3 bases in 2 codons), translating into MIEQDDFDIGSKLHTIVRGEDEAAMVESVGLALVKLPDVLLRLRPDVLVVHGDRFDALALATAAALMNIRILHLEGGEVSGTIDDSIRHAISKLAHYHACCTRSAEQHLIAMCEDHARILXAGCPSYDKLLAAHQRDDYMDIIKAWLGERERDQDYIVALAAPSHTDIKNSIKIYELTLDALISFNKRTLILFPNIDAGSKEMVRVMRKKGIEQHPNFRAVKHVPFEQFIQLVSHAGCMIGNSSCGVREAGAFGTPVINLGNQTGPAGRQNVLHVRDADTQNKIFHALELQFGKRYPCSKIYGDGNAVPRILKFLQTIDLDEPLQKTFCFPPVKECFSQDIDHILETQSALAVDLGGTNLRVAIICMRGKVLRKYXQPNPKTFETRIELILKMCADALSDAVKLNCRXLGVGVSTGGRVNPQEGVILHSTKLIQQWSSVDLRTPLSDALRLPVWVDNDGNCAALAERKFGHGKGVEDFVTVITGTGIGGGIVQHNELVHGSSFCAAELGHIMVSLDGPECSCGSRGCIEAYASGMALQREAKRLHDEDLLKVEGMDLKIEEPVTAVHLINAARIGNSKADQVLRTAGLALGVGIVNILHMVNPSLVILSGVLASHYQAPVQQIISQRALPSTRSIQVLTSDLAEPALLGAASMVLDYTTRRTY; encoded by the exons ATGATCGAGCAGGACGACTTCGACATCGGCTCCAAGCTGCACACTATCGTGCGCGGCGAGGACGAGGCGGCCATGGTGGAGTCGGTAGGGCTGGCGCTGGTCAAGCTGCCCGACGTGCTGCTCAGGCTCCGCCCGGACGTGCTGGTCGTCCACGGCGACCGCTTCGACGCCCTGGCGCTGGCGACGGCTGCCGCGCTGATGAACATTCGCATCCTgcacctggagggaggagaggtgag CGGGACCATCGACGACTCGATCCGACACGCCATCTCCAAGCTGGCCCACTACCACGCCTGCTGCACGCGCAGCGCAGAGCAGCACCTCATCGCCATGTGCGAGGACCACGCTCGCATCC TGGCCGGCTGCCCGTCCTATGACAAGCTACTGGCCGCCCACCAGCGGGACGACTACATGGACATCATCAAGGCCTGGCtgggtgagcgagagaga GATCAGGACTACATAGTGGCTCTCGCAGCACCC TCACACACTGACATCAAGAACTCCATCAAGATCTACGAGCTCACGCTGGACGCTCTCATCTCCTTCAACAAACGCACCCTGATCCTGTTCCCCAACATAGACGCtg GCAGTAAGGAGATGGTTCGCGTGATGAGGAAGAAAGGGATCGAGCAGCACCCCAACTTCAGGGCGGTGAAACACGTGCCGTTCGAGCAGTTCATCCAGCTGGTGTCTCACGCAGGCTGCATGATCGGGAACAGCAGCTGTGGggtcagagaggctggggcc TTCGGGACGCCCGTCATCAACCTGGGAAACCAGACAGGACCGGCAgggagacag AACGTTCTCCACGTGAGAGACGCAGACACGCAGAACAAGATCTTCCACGCCCTGGAGCTGCAGTTTGGCAAGCGCTACCCCTG ctctaAGATCTATGGCGATGGGAACGCGGTGCCTCGAATCCTGAAGTTCCTCCAGACCATCGACCTGGACGAGCCTCTCCAGAAGACCTTCTGCTTCCCCCCGGTGAAGGAGTGCTTCTCCCAGGACATAGACCACATCCTGGAGACCCAGAGCGCCCTGGCCGTGGACCTGGGGGGCACCAACCTAAGGGTGGCCATCATCTGCatgagg ggtaagGTGCTAAGGAAGT ACCAGCCCAACCCAAAGACGTTTGAGACCAGGATCGAGCTGATCTTGAAGATGTGTGCTGATGCGCTGAGTGACGCTGTCAAACTCAACTGCA ATCTGGGAGTGG GAGTGTCCACAGGGGGGCGTGTGAACCCCCAGGAGGGGGTGATCCTCCACTCCACCAAGCTCATCCAGCAGTGGTCGTCTGTGGACCTGCGCACGCCCCTCTCCGACGCCCTGCGCCTTCCCGTCTGGGTGGACAACGACGGCAACTGCGCCGCGCTCGCCGAGAGGAAGTTCGGCCACGGGAAGGGCGTGGAGGACTTTGTCACGGTCATCACCGGCACCG gtatagGAGGAGGCATCGTGCAGCATAACGAGCTGGTGCACGGCAGCAGCTTCTGCGCGGCGGAGCTGGGCCACATCATGGTGTCTCTGGACGGGCCGGAGTGCAGCTGTGGCAGCCGGGGCTGCATCGAGGCCTACGCCTCCGGCATGGCTCTGCAGCGAGAGGCCAAGAGGCTGCACGACG AGGATCTCCtgaaggtggaggggatggaTCTGAAGATCGAGGAGCCCGTCACGGCCGTCCACCTCATCAACGCTGCCAGGATAGGGAACTCTAAAGCGGACCAGGTCCTCAGAACAG cCGGCCTGGCCCTGGGTGTGGGCATTGTGAACATCCTGCACATGGTGAACCCATCGCTGGTGATCCTGTCTGGGGTGCTGGCCAGCCACTACCAGGCCCCGGTTCAGCAGATCATCTCCCAGAGGGCCCTTCCCTCCACACGCAGCATCCAG GTCCTGACCTCCGACCTGGCCGAGCCTGCTCTGCTGGGGGCTGCTAGCATGGTGCTGGACTACACCACACGACGTACCTATTAG
- the nansa gene encoding N-acetylneuraminic acid synthase a — translation MPLKFELCPGKMIGGSNPCFIIAEIGQNHQGDIEIAKKMIKMAKDCGADCAKFQKSELEYKFNKRALERPYTSKHSWGKTYGDHKRHLEFSHEQYKELQKYAKDVGIFFTASGMDEMAVDFLHKLNVPFFKVGSGDTNNFPYLEKTAKKGRPMVVSSGMQTMETMRRVYQTVKKHNQNFCILQCTSAYPLEAEDVNLRVITEYQKEFPDIPIGYSGHESGISITVAAVAMGAKVVERHVTLDKSWKGSDHEASLEPGELTELVRSIRLVERALGTGIKQMLPCEKPCHDKLGKSVVAKVSISKGTLLSLDMLAVKVAEPKGVPPEDIFQLVGKAALEDLKEDESVTPEAVDSYGKKAKC, via the exons ATGCCTCTGAAATTCGAACTTTGTCCTGGTAAAATGATCGGGGGCTCGAACCCTTGTTTCATTATTGCCGAAATCGGACAAAACCATCAAGGGGATATAGAAATCGCCAAGAAGATGATTAAGATGGCTAAG GATTGTGGAGCCGATTGCGCAAAATTCCAGAAGAGCGAACTGGAGTACAAGTTTAACAAACGTGCCCTGGAGCGTCCCTACACTTCAAAGCACTCGTGGGGAAAGACTTACGGAGACCACAAGCGCCACCTAGAGTTTAGTCACGAGCAGTACAAGGAGCTGCAGAAGTACGCTAAGGACGTTGGCATCTTCTTTACAGCTTCCGGAATGGATGAG ATGGCAGTGGACTTTCTACACAAGCTTAACGTGCCGTTCTTCAAAGTGGGCTCTGGAGACACAAATAACTTTCCTTACCTCGAGAAAACGGCCAAGAAAG GACGTCCCATGGTGGTGTCTAGCGGGATGCAGACCATGGAAACCATGCGAAGGGTATACCAGACTGTGAAGAAACACAACCAGAATTTCTGCATCCTGCAGTGCACCAGCGCCTACCCTCTGGAGGCTGAGGATGTTAACCTCAGGGTCATCACG GAATACCAAAAGGAGTTCCCTGACATTCCCATCGGATACTCCGGCCACGAGTCTGGAATCAGCATCACAGTGGCCGCCGTGGCAATGGGGGCAAAGGTCGTGGAGCGTCACGTGACCCTGGACAAGAGCTGGAAGGGAAGCGACCACGAGGCGTCCCTGGAGCCCGGGGAGCTGACCGAGCTGGTGCGCTCCATCCGGCTGGTGGAGAGGGCTCTGGGAACGGGCATCAAGCAGATGCTGCCCTGCGAAAAGCCGTGCCATGACAAG CTGGGGAAGTCCGTAGTGGCCAAGGTTTCCATCTCCAAAGGCACACTGTTGAGTCTGGACATGCTGGCGGTGAAGGTGGCCGAGCCCAAGGGAGTACCCCCCGAGGACATCTTCCAGCTGGTGGGCAAGGCGGCGCTGGAGGACCTGAAGGAGGACGAGAGCGTCACCCCTGAGGCGGTGGACAGCTACGGCAAGAAGGCCAAATGCTAA